In a genomic window of Paracoccaceae bacterium:
- a CDS encoding CoA transferase subunit B yields the protein MWDRNQMAARAAQELEDGMYVNLGIGIPTLVANYVGDKDITLQSENGMLGMGPFPFEGEEDPDLINAGKQTITELRRTSYFDSAQSFGMIRGGKIAAAILGAMEVAENGDLANWMIPGKLVKGMGGAMDLVAGVGRVIVVMDHTNKHGDSKILKECTLPLTGKSVVDRIITNLGVLDVVEGGLRIVETADGVTEDELRAATQAKIV from the coding sequence ATGTGGGACCGTAATCAAATGGCAGCGCGTGCCGCCCAAGAACTCGAAGACGGTATGTATGTGAACCTCGGTATCGGGATTCCGACGCTGGTCGCCAATTACGTGGGCGACAAGGACATTACCCTGCAATCCGAAAACGGGATGCTGGGCATGGGACCATTCCCTTTTGAAGGCGAAGAAGATCCCGACCTGATCAACGCGGGAAAGCAGACGATCACTGAGCTGCGCCGCACCTCATATTTTGATTCTGCACAGAGCTTTGGCATGATCCGCGGCGGCAAGATTGCGGCGGCTATTCTTGGTGCCATGGAAGTGGCTGAAAATGGGGATCTGGCGAATTGGATGATTCCGGGAAAGTTGGTCAAAGGCATGGGCGGCGCGATGGATCTGGTTGCGGGTGTCGGGCGCGTGATCGTTGTCATGGATCACACCAATAAACATGGTGACAGCAAGATATTGAAAGAATGCACGCTTCCTTTGACCGGCAAGAGCGTTGTGGACCGGATCATCACGAACCTGGGCGTGTTAGATGTAGTAGAGGGCGGTTTGAGGATTGTTGAAACGGCGGATGGGGTAACGGAAGATGAGTTGCGCGCGGCGACACAGGCAAAGATTGTCTAG
- a CDS encoding transposase: MDVHRAQGSAIADEAIKRIAQLYAVEKEARGSPPERRAHLRQAQAKSIFDDLEAWLHAQLPSISGKSPLAGTIRYALTRMARLRPYLDHGILELDNTTAERAMRSVAIGRKNYLFVGSQTGGRAAAIAYNLIETAKLNGIDPQVWLADTLARIPDYKINRVDDLLPWKTAP; encoded by the coding sequence GTGGACGTCCACCGCGCTCAGGGTTCGGCAATCGCAGATGAAGCCATAAAGCGTATCGCGCAGCTCTACGCTGTCGAGAAAGAGGCCCGTGGATCGCCGCCAGAACGGCGTGCGCATCTCCGACAAGCGCAGGCAAAATCGATCTTCGACGATCTCGAAGCCTGGCTACACGCCCAACTCCCCAGTATCTCTGGTAAGTCACCGCTGGCGGGGACAATCCGCTATGCCCTGACGCGCATGGCTCGGCTGCGTCCTTACCTCGACCACGGCATCTTGGAGTTGGACAACACCACAGCCGAACGGGCGATGCGGTCCGTCGCAATCGGGCGCAAGAACTACCTGTTCGTTGGATCACAGACCGGTGGCCGCGCCGCCGCTATCGCCTATAACCTGATCGAAACCGCCAAACTGAACGGCATTGATCCGCAGGTCTGGCTGGCCGACACACTCGCTCGCATTCCAGATTACAAGATCAACCGTGTCGATGATCTCCTGCCATGGAAAACCGCCCCATAA
- a CDS encoding transposase, which produces MSDLCRRHAGQNAGTRHRKDRDRAIMAYGRDERPWGSDVPPASWYQISPDRKGQHPKDHLAKYHGWMHADGYAGFEDLYRSGDIREVACMAHVPSHRFAAQTTAGQRDVSSWTSTALRVRQSQMKP; this is translated from the coding sequence GTGAGCGATCTTTGCAGACGACACGCCGGTCAAAATGCTGGCACCCGGCACCGGAAAGACCGCGACCGCGCGATTATGGCCTATGGGCGCGACGAGAGACCGTGGGGCAGCGACGTGCCACCCGCAAGCTGGTATCAAATCTCCCCTGATCGCAAAGGCCAGCACCCCAAAGATCATCTCGCCAAATACCATGGCTGGATGCATGCGGACGGCTATGCCGGGTTCGAAGACCTTTACCGTTCAGGCGATATCCGCGAGGTCGCCTGCATGGCGCATGTCCCCTCTCATCGTTTCGCTGCGCAAACGACTGCCGGGCAGCGGGACGTAAGTTCGTGGACGTCCACCGCGCTCAGGGTTCGGCAATCGCAGATGAAGCCATAA
- a CDS encoding transposase, translating into MKSQAVLIEKLRHQLAGQPLPGRRFGAVKSAERGHHRFGSSSESIEQLQLALETSGIAVAKMTAKLRLPDEEPQDKPKRRPIPDHIPRMEVELTTGDDDCPQCDGGLRRLGEDVTEELEYVPGRFIVNRIVRPRFACSGCEAFTQAALPLRPIERGRPGPGLLAYVLVNKYADHLPLYRQSGIFERDGIDIDRSTLADWIGKSTALLEPLADAIGRHVLAG; encoded by the coding sequence GTGAAGTCGCAGGCAGTCTTGATCGAGAAGTTGCGGCATCAGCTGGCTGGTCAACCCTTGCCCGGCAGGCGATTTGGTGCAGTCAAATCTGCCGAGAGGGGCCATCACCGGTTCGGGTCGTCATCCGAGAGCATCGAACAGCTTCAACTTGCGCTGGAAACAAGCGGGATCGCCGTTGCCAAGATGACAGCAAAGCTGCGTCTTCCTGACGAAGAGCCGCAAGACAAACCCAAGCGCCGCCCGATCCCCGATCACATCCCGCGCATGGAGGTGGAGCTGACGACTGGCGATGATGATTGCCCTCAATGCGATGGTGGACTGCGCCGCCTGGGCGAGGACGTGACCGAGGAACTGGAATACGTTCCTGGCCGCTTCATTGTGAACCGCATCGTTCGACCGCGCTTTGCCTGTTCGGGTTGCGAGGCATTCACACAAGCCGCATTGCCATTGCGTCCCATCGAACGGGGCCGCCCCGGTCCGGGTTTGCTGGCGTATGTTCTGGTTAACAAATACGCCGACCATCTGCCGCTCTATCGCCAAAGCGGCATCTTCGAGCGCGATGGGATCGACATTGATCGTTCAACGCTGGCGGATTGGATCGGCAAGTCCACAGCACTTTTGGAACCACTGGCCGATGCCATTGGACGGCACGTGCTGGCCGGGTGA
- the tnpB gene encoding IS66 family insertion sequence element accessory protein TnpB (TnpB, as the term is used for proteins encoded by IS66 family insertion elements, is considered an accessory protein, since TnpC, encoded by a neighboring gene, is a DDE family transposase.) has product MIPVPATTRVWLAAGVTDMRRGFTTLAAQAEQTLKQDPFTGHLFVFRGRRGDLIKIIWWDGQGACLFSKRLEKGRFVWPSAKEGKIALTPTQLAMLLEGIDWRVPQRSWTPLKAG; this is encoded by the coding sequence ATGATCCCGGTTCCGGCGACCACGCGGGTCTGGCTGGCTGCCGGTGTGACCGACATGCGGCGTGGGTTCACAACGCTTGCGGCGCAGGCCGAACAAACGCTGAAGCAGGATCCGTTCACGGGCCATCTGTTTGTCTTCCGTGGTCGGCGCGGCGATCTCATCAAAATCATTTGGTGGGACGGACAAGGTGCCTGCCTGTTCAGTAAGCGCTTGGAGAAGGGTCGGTTCGTGTGGCCATCGGCGAAAGAGGGCAAAATAGCCCTGACGCCAACTCAGTTGGCAATGCTTTTGGAAGGGATCGATTGGCGTGTGCCGCAGCGCAGTTGGACACCGCTCAAGGCAGGATAA
- a CDS encoding aminotransferase class III-fold pyridoxal phosphate-dependent enzyme yields the protein MLRNDTLAEWDRENFFHASTHLAQHARGETPSRIITRGSGVYIEDRDGTQMLDAFAGLYCVNAGYGHAEITDAIADQARELAYYHAYAGHGTEASVTLAKMVIDRAPANMSKVYFGLSGSDANETNIKLVWYYNNILQRPDKKKIISRWRGYHGSGLMTGSLTGLDLFHKKFDLPLAPVLHTEAPYYYHRADLDMSEEAFTAHCAAELEALIDREGADTIAAFIGEPVLGTGGIVPPPAGYWDAIQTVLRKHDILLIVDEVVTGFGRLGTPFGADFYGLEPDLMTIAKGLTSAYAPLSGSVVSEKMWKVLERGTDENGPLGHGWTYSAHPIGAAAGVANLKLIDALGLVDNAGRMGRYLLAAMRDALGDHGCVGDIRGAGLLCAVELVQDRDTRRFYDPSRKINVQIVAEMLRQGVIARAMPQGDIIGFAPPFCLTEPEADRVVEATRHAVKAVLG from the coding sequence ATGCTGCGAAACGATACGCTTGCCGAGTGGGACCGCGAGAATTTTTTCCATGCCTCCACTCACCTTGCCCAGCATGCCCGCGGTGAAACACCTTCGCGCATCATTACACGCGGCTCTGGCGTTTACATTGAGGACCGGGATGGCACGCAGATGCTCGATGCTTTTGCCGGTCTTTATTGCGTCAATGCAGGTTATGGCCACGCGGAAATTACAGATGCCATTGCTGATCAGGCCCGCGAATTGGCCTATTACCACGCCTATGCCGGACATGGCACAGAGGCCTCGGTGACGCTGGCCAAGATGGTGATCGATCGCGCACCTGCCAATATGTCCAAGGTCTATTTTGGGCTGTCGGGGTCGGATGCCAATGAGACCAACATCAAATTGGTCTGGTATTACAACAACATTCTGCAGCGGCCGGACAAGAAAAAAATCATCTCGCGCTGGCGTGGATATCACGGCTCCGGGTTAATGACCGGGTCTCTTACCGGGTTGGATTTATTCCACAAAAAGTTTGATCTGCCACTGGCACCGGTACTGCACACAGAAGCACCCTACTATTATCACCGCGCTGATTTGGACATGAGCGAGGAGGCTTTCACCGCTCATTGTGCCGCAGAACTGGAAGCGCTGATTGACCGGGAGGGGGCAGACACCATTGCAGCCTTCATCGGAGAGCCGGTTCTTGGCACGGGCGGCATTGTGCCGCCACCCGCGGGGTATTGGGACGCGATCCAGACGGTGCTGCGCAAACACGACATCCTACTGATTGTGGACGAGGTCGTCACCGGTTTTGGCAGGCTTGGAACACCATTCGGGGCTGATTTCTATGGGCTGGAACCGGATTTGATGACAATCGCAAAGGGACTGACCTCAGCCTATGCACCCCTTTCAGGCTCTGTCGTTTCCGAGAAGATGTGGAAGGTACTGGAGCGAGGCACCGATGAAAATGGCCCCCTCGGCCACGGGTGGACATATTCTGCGCACCCCATTGGCGCCGCGGCAGGGGTCGCGAACCTCAAGCTGATCGACGCGCTTGGGCTTGTGGATAACGCGGGCCGCATGGGGCGCTACTTACTGGCCGCGATGCGCGATGCATTGGGCGACCATGGGTGCGTCGGCGACATTCGCGGAGCCGGACTGTTATGCGCTGTGGAGCTGGTGCAAGACCGCGATACACGCAGATTTTATGATCCATCGCGCAAAATCAATGTACAGATTGTGGCTGAAATGTTGCGCCAAGGCGTGATTGCGCGTGCGATGCCGCAGGGCGATATCATCGGCTTCGCGCCGCCTTTCTGTCTTACAGAGCCAGAAGCTGATCGCGTTGTAGAGGCCACGAGACATGCCGTAAAAGCCGTTCTGGGCTGA
- the doeB gene encoding N(2)-acetyl-L-2,4-diaminobutanoate deacetylase DoeB, whose product MRDNPISATVDFNQDGVQHGHLHLPHSRNDSAWGSILIPICVVKNGDGPSALLTGGNHGDEYEGPLALRALAQTLDPAHITGRVILIPFMNQPAFSQGTRVSPLDQGNMNRVFPGKPDGSPTEKIADYFQRTLLPMADVVLDFHSGGKTLDFLPYAASHVLDDKEQEARCRAARDAFNAPFSVEMREIDSLGMYDDAAEGLGKTFVTTELGGGGTATPKTVAIARKGARNLLIHASILSGTPEHGPTRQLSQPDPACFHFAPDPGLVEFTVNLGDLVHKDATLLRIWDIHHLDRRPAVIKAQMDGVVTARHHPGLVQAGDCLTVLSVEHSV is encoded by the coding sequence ATGCGCGACAATCCGATCTCTGCAACGGTTGATTTTAATCAGGATGGGGTGCAACACGGTCATTTGCACCTGCCCCATAGTCGCAACGACAGTGCTTGGGGCTCCATCTTGATCCCGATTTGCGTTGTCAAAAACGGCGATGGACCCTCTGCCCTGTTGACCGGCGGTAACCACGGCGATGAATACGAGGGGCCGCTGGCCTTACGCGCGCTTGCGCAAACCCTTGATCCCGCGCATATCACCGGCCGCGTGATCCTGATCCCCTTCATGAACCAGCCCGCATTTAGCCAGGGAACGCGCGTATCCCCGCTGGATCAGGGCAATATGAACCGCGTGTTCCCGGGTAAACCGGATGGCTCACCCACAGAAAAGATTGCAGATTACTTTCAACGCACCCTTTTGCCAATGGCAGATGTTGTGCTGGATTTTCATTCCGGCGGCAAAACACTCGATTTTCTGCCTTATGCCGCCTCGCATGTTCTTGATGACAAGGAACAGGAAGCACGATGTCGCGCCGCACGGGACGCTTTCAACGCGCCCTTCAGCGTCGAGATGCGCGAGATTGACTCGCTTGGCATGTATGATGATGCCGCCGAAGGTTTGGGAAAAACCTTCGTCACGACGGAACTGGGTGGCGGTGGCACCGCAACGCCGAAAACCGTCGCAATTGCCCGTAAAGGAGCGAGAAACCTGCTGATACACGCGAGTATTTTGTCTGGAACGCCCGAACACGGGCCCACGCGGCAACTGTCCCAACCAGACCCGGCCTGTTTCCACTTCGCTCCTGATCCCGGTTTGGTCGAATTCACGGTAAACCTTGGTGATCTTGTGCATAAAGACGCAACCCTGTTGCGCATCTGGGATATACACCACCTTGATCGCCGCCCGGCTGTCATCAAGGCCCAAATGGATGGCGTGGTCACGGCGCGCCATCATCCAGGGCTTGTTCAGGCCGGTGATTGTCTTACGGTGCTGTCTGTAGAACACTCGGTCTGA
- the doeA gene encoding ectoine hydrolase DoeA (DoeA (degradation of ectoine A) is also called EutD (ectoine utilization D).) yields the protein MANLPFEPAEYTSRLSKTRAAMEARDLDALFVTDPSNMGWLTGYDGWSFYVHQGVLVTHTGDPIWWGRAMDAVGAKRTTYLGHDDILGYDDSYVQNPDKHPMADLSGVLAARGLQGARVGLEMDNYYFTAAAYKALQVGVPSASFEDATGLVNWQRAVKSPTEITYMRRAARIVERMHGVIRERAEPGLPKNKLIADIYHASVEGAEGHWGDYPAIVPMAPSGLDATAPHLTWDDQPLRTGESTFFEIAGAHRRYQCPQSRTLFLGKPPQKYLDAEQAVLEAVEAGLAQARPGKLCEDIALAFNTSLNRLGFEKDSRCGYAIGLSYPPDWGERTMSFRVGDKTVLEPGMTFHFMPALWLDDGGLEITEPIVITQTGVECLCTTPRELVVKE from the coding sequence ATGGCAAACCTACCTTTCGAACCTGCGGAATACACGTCCCGGCTATCAAAAACACGTGCGGCGATGGAGGCGCGCGACCTTGATGCACTTTTTGTCACCGATCCATCGAATATGGGCTGGCTGACAGGATATGACGGCTGGTCCTTTTATGTGCACCAAGGTGTCTTGGTCACGCATACCGGGGATCCCATCTGGTGGGGCCGGGCGATGGATGCGGTCGGGGCCAAACGCACGACCTATCTGGGTCACGATGACATCCTCGGGTATGATGACAGCTACGTTCAAAACCCGGATAAACACCCGATGGCGGATCTATCAGGTGTTCTTGCCGCGCGAGGTTTGCAAGGCGCGCGTGTTGGTCTTGAGATGGACAATTATTATTTCACCGCCGCAGCTTACAAAGCTTTGCAGGTCGGCGTTCCGAGCGCTTCATTTGAGGACGCAACGGGATTGGTCAATTGGCAGCGCGCGGTCAAATCACCAACCGAAATCACCTATATGCGCCGCGCGGCGCGCATTGTGGAGCGCATGCACGGCGTTATCCGGGAGCGTGCAGAGCCCGGTCTGCCCAAGAACAAACTGATCGCGGACATCTATCACGCCTCCGTTGAAGGTGCGGAGGGTCATTGGGGCGACTACCCTGCGATTGTGCCAATGGCGCCGTCCGGGCTGGACGCGACAGCGCCGCATCTGACGTGGGATGACCAGCCGCTGCGCACAGGCGAAAGCACGTTTTTCGAAATCGCAGGCGCGCATCGCAGGTATCAATGCCCGCAATCGCGTACGCTGTTTCTGGGCAAACCTCCGCAAAAATATCTGGATGCAGAACAAGCCGTATTGGAAGCCGTTGAGGCAGGATTGGCGCAGGCACGCCCCGGTAAACTCTGCGAAGACATCGCCTTGGCCTTCAACACATCGCTCAACAGGTTGGGTTTTGAGAAAGACAGCCGGTGCGGATATGCCATTGGTCTCTCCTATCCCCCCGATTGGGGCGAGCGTACCATGTCGTTTCGCGTCGGCGACAAGACTGTATTGGAACCCGGTATGACATTTCACTTCATGCCCGCGCTCTGGCTGGACGATGGAGGTTTGGAAATCACCGAGCCAATTGTCATCACGCAAACCGGAGTCGAATGCCTGTGCACCACACCTCGCGAACTTGTCGTCAAGGAGTGA
- a CDS encoding MBL fold metallo-hydrolase: MTKAFASQGDMSEKKITFDEIGEGLWAFTAEGDPNSGVIIGDDSVMIVEAQATPRLAGKVIEKLRTVTDKPISHVVLTHYHAVRVLGASAYGAGQIIMSDAARAMVVERGQEDWDSEFQRFPRLFEGHESIPGLTYPTTTFSNAMTVYLGNRRVDIKHLGRAHTAGDAVIHVPDQNVMFTGDIVEDHSACYCGDGHFGDWGSTLDAIAAYDVDAIAPGRGDALVGKEAVARAIASTRDFVNSTYQPAARVAARGGSLKEAWDAVRVACDPKFKDYAIYEHCLPFNVSRAYDEARGMDTPRIWTDKRDLEMWAALQG, encoded by the coding sequence ATGACCAAAGCATTTGCCTCCCAAGGGGACATGTCCGAAAAGAAAATCACCTTTGATGAAATCGGCGAGGGGCTTTGGGCGTTTACTGCCGAGGGAGATCCCAATTCAGGCGTGATCATTGGCGATGACAGCGTCATGATTGTCGAGGCACAGGCAACGCCGCGTCTGGCCGGAAAAGTCATCGAAAAGCTCCGCACAGTCACCGACAAACCGATCAGCCATGTCGTCTTGACCCACTACCATGCGGTGCGTGTTCTGGGGGCTTCGGCTTACGGCGCGGGTCAGATCATTATGTCAGATGCGGCGCGCGCCATGGTCGTGGAACGCGGGCAGGAGGATTGGGACAGCGAGTTTCAACGGTTTCCACGACTGTTTGAAGGCCACGAAAGCATTCCCGGCCTGACCTATCCCACGACGACCTTCAGTAACGCCATGACGGTCTATCTTGGCAATCGTCGTGTTGATATCAAGCATCTGGGCCGCGCACATACGGCCGGGGATGCAGTCATTCACGTCCCCGATCAGAACGTGATGTTTACCGGAGACATCGTCGAGGACCATTCCGCGTGTTATTGCGGGGACGGGCATTTTGGCGACTGGGGCAGCACACTTGATGCAATCGCGGCCTATGATGTGGATGCCATCGCACCCGGTCGCGGCGATGCGTTGGTGGGCAAAGAGGCGGTCGCGCGCGCCATCGCCTCGACGCGTGATTTTGTAAACAGCACCTACCAGCCTGCTGCGCGTGTGGCGGCGCGCGGTGGTTCCCTAAAAGAAGCCTGGGATGCGGTGCGCGTGGCGTGTGATCCGAAATTCAAAGACTACGCCATCTATGAACACTGCCTGCCATTCAATGTGTCGCGAGCCTATGATGAGGCCCGCGGCATGGATACGCCGCGCATCTGGACCGACAAACGGGATTTGGAGATGTGGGCAGCCCTGCAAGGGTAA
- a CDS encoding FAD-dependent oxidoreductase, translating into MMDVRYDIAFKLYPYERVPAQSQTARRHPVVIAGGGPIGMALALDLGRKGTPVLVLDDHEGVGQGSRAICFAKRTLEIADRLGAGQAMVDKGVVWNVGKVFHGEDKVFEFDLQPQPGHKRPAFINLQQPYFEKFLVDAIREAQEQGAPIELRGRNAVTGMTQHDDHVVLEIETPDGPYQIEADWLVACDGARSPIRDMMGLSFDGRVFEDNFLIADVKMTADFPTERWFWFEPPFKDSGQSALLHKQPDDIWRIDFQLGWDIDRQAELDPKRVRARVDAMLGENVDYQLEWTSIYTFQCRRMKDFRHDRVLFAGDSAHQVSPFGARGANSGIQDADNLAWKLDLVVKGSAPENLLESYALERAHGADENILNSTRATDFLTPKSEISKVFRNAVLDLARRHAFARPLVNSGRLSVPCVYDEMPLNGPDHLKEPWETRVGAPCVDAPLSQGFLLDRLSDGFTLMAINTDAPQMRETFGIAITPLLLDTRKDDPTGQLAQRYIGRCDQAIYLLRPDQHVAARWNACSGADIQSALRTAIGQGNPL; encoded by the coding sequence TTGATGGATGTAAGATACGACATTGCGTTTAAGCTCTATCCTTATGAACGCGTACCGGCACAGTCTCAAACTGCCCGGCGCCACCCGGTTGTCATTGCGGGTGGCGGTCCAATCGGCATGGCGCTGGCGCTTGATCTGGGGCGCAAAGGCACACCTGTTCTGGTGTTGGATGATCATGAGGGCGTCGGGCAGGGCAGTCGCGCGATTTGTTTTGCCAAACGCACGCTGGAGATTGCCGATCGATTAGGGGCAGGGCAGGCCATGGTCGACAAGGGCGTTGTCTGGAATGTGGGCAAGGTGTTCCACGGCGAGGACAAGGTTTTCGAATTTGATCTGCAGCCACAACCCGGTCACAAACGCCCCGCTTTCATAAATTTGCAGCAACCTTATTTCGAGAAGTTTCTGGTAGATGCCATTCGGGAGGCGCAGGAGCAGGGCGCACCGATTGAGCTTCGCGGGCGCAATGCTGTGACAGGCATGACGCAACATGACGATCATGTCGTGCTCGAAATTGAAACGCCTGACGGCCCCTATCAGATTGAGGCGGATTGGCTGGTTGCTTGTGATGGCGCACGCTCGCCCATCCGGGACATGATGGGGCTGAGTTTTGACGGACGTGTTTTTGAAGACAATTTCCTGATCGCGGATGTCAAAATGACCGCCGACTTTCCGACCGAACGTTGGTTTTGGTTCGAACCGCCGTTTAAAGACAGTGGGCAGTCGGCACTGTTGCACAAGCAACCCGACGATATCTGGCGCATTGATTTCCAACTCGGCTGGGACATTGACCGCCAAGCTGAACTGGACCCGAAGCGCGTCCGGGCGCGTGTGGATGCAATGTTGGGCGAGAATGTCGATTATCAACTCGAATGGACGTCCATCTATACTTTCCAGTGCCGCCGGATGAAGGACTTCCGCCATGACAGGGTCCTTTTTGCCGGGGATAGCGCCCATCAGGTCTCTCCCTTTGGTGCGCGCGGTGCAAATTCGGGGATTCAGGACGCGGACAATCTGGCCTGGAAACTGGATCTTGTTGTGAAAGGATCTGCGCCCGAAAACCTGCTGGAAAGCTATGCTCTGGAACGCGCGCATGGGGCCGACGAAAACATCTTGAACTCGACCCGCGCGACTGACTTTCTGACGCCCAAATCCGAAATCAGTAAGGTCTTTCGCAATGCGGTTCTGGACCTGGCGCGCCGACACGCCTTTGCGCGGCCGCTGGTAAATTCAGGACGCCTTTCAGTGCCTTGCGTCTATGATGAGATGCCGTTGAACGGGCCCGATCACTTGAAAGAACCGTGGGAGACCCGGGTCGGCGCGCCTTGCGTCGATGCACCGCTGTCACAGGGTTTCTTGTTGGATCGCTTGTCAGACGGTTTCACGTTGATGGCGATCAACACGGACGCCCCTCAGATGCGGGAAACTTTCGGCATCGCAATCACGCCTCTTTTGCTGGACACGCGCAAGGATGACCCCACGGGTCAATTGGCGCAGCGTTATATCGGGCGTTGTGATCAGGCGATCTACCTCCTTCGTCCGGATCAACATGTCGCCGCAAGATGGAACGCTTGCAGCGGCGCAGATATTCAATCGGCTTTGAGGACAGCCATCGGACAAGGAAACCCGCTATGA
- a CDS encoding DUF2783 domain-containing protein translates to MSLNLMPNIKDPDGFYDALISAHEGLDKAQSDAMNARLILILANHIGDQDALRQAIDTARMDFESAP, encoded by the coding sequence ATGAGTCTGAATCTTATGCCCAACATCAAAGATCCGGATGGGTTTTACGATGCATTGATCAGCGCGCATGAGGGGTTGGATAAGGCGCAAAGTGACGCGATGAATGCACGTTTGATATTGATCTTGGCCAATCACATCGGTGATCAGGACGCGTTGCGGCAGGCCATTGACACCGCTCGCATGGACTTTGAAAGCGCGCCTTAG
- the pcaQ gene encoding pca operon transcription factor PcaQ: MIDRRIKFRHIQCFVEIARERSLKSAALKLSLSQPAISKTLKELEDILGAKVMFRNRSGVRLTKKGEVFLHFAQMSLASLQQGLDGIEQYGRDAQQTLSVGLWPSVAAWFMPAVAVEFADLAQGAVMRIIDGPHRFLMEGLRHGELDLVIGQLGEPDMMQNISFTQLYNERVTFVVRPGHPLLDGPDLSRIKEWQVIYPPKGAAIHPLVERMMIGYGIGQLRNRIEAVSADFGLAYTLQTDAIWIISRGIVGNDIAQGRLVELPFETTVTQGPVGLMMHPERATKPLQQVFQIAVQNVLTRSIHHLEAP; the protein is encoded by the coding sequence TTGATTGATCGCCGTATCAAGTTTCGTCACATTCAATGTTTTGTGGAAATCGCCAGAGAACGCAGCTTGAAGTCGGCAGCGCTTAAGCTCTCCTTGTCTCAACCTGCGATTTCGAAAACCCTCAAGGAACTTGAAGACATTCTGGGCGCGAAGGTCATGTTCCGAAACCGCTCCGGCGTGAGGCTGACAAAGAAGGGCGAGGTGTTTCTGCATTTTGCGCAAATGTCGCTGGCCAGCCTTCAGCAGGGCCTTGATGGGATTGAACAATATGGGCGCGATGCACAACAAACCCTGTCCGTCGGTCTTTGGCCAAGCGTCGCCGCGTGGTTCATGCCCGCCGTAGCCGTGGAATTTGCGGATCTGGCGCAGGGTGCTGTCATGCGCATCATTGATGGTCCCCATCGGTTTCTGATGGAGGGGTTGCGTCACGGCGAATTGGATCTGGTCATTGGCCAGTTGGGTGAACCGGACATGATGCAGAACATCTCGTTTACTCAGCTTTATAACGAGCGGGTGACCTTTGTGGTGCGCCCGGGGCACCCTTTGCTGGACGGGCCGGATCTGTCCCGTATCAAGGAATGGCAGGTGATATATCCGCCGAAAGGCGCCGCCATTCATCCACTGGTCGAGCGCATGATGATCGGATACGGGATTGGGCAACTTCGCAACCGCATCGAAGCTGTCTCAGCTGATTTTGGTCTGGCATACACGCTCCAGACGGATGCCATCTGGATCATCTCACGCGGGATTGTGGGCAATGACATTGCACAGGGGCGGCTTGTGGAATTGCCTTTCGAAACGACGGTCACGCAAGGCCCGGTTGGCCTCATGATGCATCCCGAAAGGGCGACGAAGCCGCTTCAGCAGGTGTTTCAGATCGCCGTGCAAAATGTGCTGACGCGCAGCATACATCACCTGGAGGCACCATAG